A window of Candidatus Hydrogenedentota bacterium contains these coding sequences:
- the proB gene encoding glutamate 5-kinase, producing the protein MKFDPDSIQTLVIKIGTSLLSGRRAFEGQVMESVVKEICRLKEAHPLSVLIVTSGAIGCGMNTLKLVRRPEALPDKQAVAAVGQATLMHYYETLFMTYGEGLHTAQVLLTLRDLDERGSYLNVRNTIQHLFQMKSIIPIVNENDSTAVDQLRFGDNDTLAAKISAKLGAGLFIILSDIDGLYAGNPQTNPDVPHIPVVEEITPEIEQFAGGAGTLTGTGGMRTKIVAARIAVAAGVPTVIANGHTPNIIHSVLDGDARCTLFKPGESALPHRKRWIAFGRTVHGAITVDPGAREAIVTHGKSLLSAGITQSTGDYSAGDAVEIRDQHGALIARALVNYSSAEVARIMGRQSHEIQAILGQKLYDEVVHRDNLVLI; encoded by the coding sequence ATGAAGTTCGATCCCGACAGCATCCAGACCCTGGTGATCAAAATCGGAACCAGCCTCCTCAGCGGACGCCGCGCCTTCGAAGGCCAGGTCATGGAGTCCGTCGTCAAGGAAATCTGCCGCCTCAAGGAGGCCCACCCCCTCAGCGTCCTCATCGTCACCTCCGGCGCCATCGGCTGCGGCATGAACACGCTCAAGCTGGTCCGCCGTCCCGAAGCCCTGCCCGACAAACAGGCCGTCGCCGCCGTCGGACAGGCCACCCTCATGCACTACTACGAGACCCTCTTCATGACCTACGGCGAGGGACTCCACACCGCCCAGGTCCTCCTCACGCTACGCGACCTCGATGAGCGCGGAAGCTACCTCAACGTGCGCAACACCATCCAGCACCTCTTCCAGATGAAATCCATCATCCCCATCGTCAACGAAAACGACTCCACCGCCGTCGACCAGCTCCGCTTCGGCGACAACGACACCCTCGCCGCCAAAATCTCCGCCAAGCTCGGCGCCGGCCTTTTCATCATCCTCAGCGACATCGACGGCCTCTACGCCGGCAACCCCCAGACCAACCCCGACGTCCCCCACATCCCCGTCGTTGAAGAAATCACCCCCGAAATCGAGCAATTCGCCGGCGGGGCCGGCACCCTCACCGGAACCGGCGGCATGCGCACCAAGATCGTCGCCGCCCGCATCGCCGTCGCCGCCGGCGTACCCACCGTCATCGCCAACGGGCACACACCCAACATCATCCACAGCGTCCTCGATGGCGACGCCCGCTGCACCCTCTTCAAACCCGGCGAAAGCGCCCTCCCCCACCGCAAACGCTGGATCGCCTTCGGGCGAACCGTCCACGGAGCCATCACCGTCGACCCCGGTGCCCGCGAAGCCATCGTCACCCACGGCAAAAGCCTCCTCTCCGCCGGCATCACACAATCCACAGGCGACTACAGCGCCGGCGACGCCGTCGAAATCCGAGACCAGCACGGCGCACTCATCGCCCGCGCCCTCGTCAACTACTCCAGCGCCGAAGTCGCGCGCATCATGGGCCGACAGAGCCATGAAATCCAGGCCATCCTCGGCCAGAAACTCTACGACGAAGTCGTCCACCGCGACAACCTCGTCCTAATCTGA